Proteins from a genomic interval of Pseudomonas asplenii:
- a CDS encoding OmpA family protein, with product MKLKNTLGIAVGTLVAATSFGALAQGQGAVEGEVFYKKQYNDSVKHVEDGYNPGASLGYFITDDVSVNLTYDKTNYTRSNDGTGSQKLGGDKFGLKGQYHFGTVGDAIRPYVEGGVAHGSLTNVAADGHTGRDQSTFLTTGAGAKWYITDNLYARAGVEADYKLDNGKWDYAALVGLGVNFGGSGGKVAPAPAPAPVAQEPAPAPEAPVAEVVKVELDVKFDFNKAVVKPNSYGDVKNLADFMKQYPQTTTVVSGHTDSVGTDAYNQKLSQRRADAVKQVLVKDGIAPNRIQSVGYGKTRPVADNATEAGRAINRRVEASVEAQAK from the coding sequence ATGAAACTGAAAAACACCTTGGGCATTGCCGTTGGTACACTTGTAGCCGCAACTTCGTTCGGCGCTCTGGCACAAGGCCAAGGCGCGGTCGAGGGTGAAGTGTTCTACAAAAAGCAGTACAACGACAGCGTCAAGCACGTTGAAGACGGTTACAACCCAGGCGCTTCGCTGGGCTACTTCATCACTGACGACGTATCGGTCAACCTGACCTACGACAAAACCAACTACACCCGTTCGAACGACGGCACCGGCAGCCAGAAGCTGGGTGGTGACAAGTTCGGCCTGAAAGGTCAGTACCACTTCGGTACCGTTGGCGATGCAATCCGTCCATACGTTGAAGGCGGTGTTGCTCACGGCAGCCTGACCAACGTTGCTGCTGATGGCCACACTGGTCGTGATCAGTCGACTTTCCTGACCACCGGCGCTGGCGCCAAGTGGTACATCACCGACAACCTGTACGCTCGTGCCGGCGTTGAAGCTGACTACAAGCTGGACAACGGCAAGTGGGACTACGCTGCTCTGGTAGGCCTGGGTGTGAACTTCGGTGGCAGCGGTGGCAAGGTTGCTCCAGCACCTGCTCCAGCTCCAGTTGCTCAAGAGCCAGCTCCGGCTCCAGAAGCTCCAGTAGCTGAAGTGGTTAAAGTTGAGCTGGACGTGAAGTTCGACTTCAACAAGGCTGTGGTCAAGCCTAACAGCTACGGCGACGTGAAGAACCTGGCTGACTTCATGAAGCAGTACCCACAAACCACCACCGTGGTTTCGGGTCACACCGACAGCGTTGGTACCGACGCTTACAACCAGAAGCTGTCCCAGCGTCGTGCTGACGCTGTGAAACAAGTTCTGGTCAAGGACGGTATCGCTCCTAACCGCATCCAGTCGGTTGGCTACGGCAAAACCCGTCCAGTGGCTGACAACGCTACTGAAGCAGGTCGCGCTATCAACCGTCGCGTAGAAGCGTCCGTTGAAGCCCAAGCTAAGTAA
- a CDS encoding bifunctional protein-serine/threonine kinase/phosphatase codes for MELQLNFAQASATGPRAENQDAMRLVTPTPELAASKGYLFAIADGVSQCADGALAAQATLQALALDYYATPPTWGVAQALDRLLLAQNRWLQANGGGQPLLTTLSAVVLRGRRFTLAHVGDCRVYRWHADQLQRISQDHVWEQPDMQHVLKRALGLDQHLVVDYLDGELRQGESFVLLSDGVWATLGDAAIAAILREQPQPDDAVATLVNAAHLAGSQDNASALLVRVEQPGENSLGDTLLQLQQWPLPPLLKPGQWFEGWQVECILGQSRQSLLYRVRDAQQQAWLLKTLPPSRHDEPEAGQGLLLEEWFLRRVAGRCFPEVHPATQRQHLYYLMREYPGQTLAELFQQEGPLPLAQWQELARRTLQAVGMLHRRNILHRDIKPENLHLGADGELRLLDFGLAYCPGLSEKPSHELPGTPGYIAPEAFEGQPPQVRQDLYSVGVSLFYLLTGHYPHGEIEAFQRPRFGPPVNAGRYRPDLPDWLAHSLEQAIAVDPGQRYETAEQWLLVLEKAERNVLSVRPRPLLEREPLKVWRTVALLSLLVNLGLLLWALKG; via the coding sequence GTGGAGCTGCAACTGAACTTCGCCCAGGCCAGTGCCACCGGCCCCCGCGCGGAAAACCAGGACGCCATGCGCCTGGTCACGCCCACGCCGGAGTTGGCGGCCAGCAAAGGCTACCTGTTCGCTATCGCCGACGGGGTCAGCCAGTGTGCCGATGGCGCGCTGGCAGCGCAGGCGACCTTGCAGGCACTGGCCCTCGACTATTACGCCACGCCGCCCACCTGGGGCGTGGCCCAGGCGCTGGACCGGCTGTTGCTGGCGCAGAATCGCTGGCTACAGGCCAACGGCGGCGGGCAACCGCTGCTGACCACCCTCAGCGCCGTGGTGTTACGCGGTCGGCGTTTCACGCTGGCCCACGTCGGCGATTGCCGGGTGTATCGCTGGCACGCCGACCAGTTGCAGCGAATCAGTCAGGACCATGTCTGGGAACAGCCGGACATGCAACACGTACTCAAGCGCGCGCTGGGACTGGACCAGCATCTGGTGGTCGATTACCTCGACGGCGAGCTGCGCCAGGGCGAAAGCTTCGTGCTGCTCAGCGACGGCGTCTGGGCCACACTGGGCGATGCGGCGATTGCAGCGATCCTGCGCGAACAGCCACAGCCCGACGATGCGGTCGCCACGCTGGTCAATGCCGCGCATCTGGCCGGCAGCCAGGATAACGCCAGTGCCTTGCTGGTCAGGGTCGAGCAGCCCGGGGAAAACAGCCTCGGCGACACCTTGCTCCAGTTGCAGCAATGGCCGCTGCCGCCGCTGCTCAAGCCTGGCCAGTGGTTCGAGGGTTGGCAGGTCGAATGCATTCTGGGGCAGAGCCGCCAATCATTGCTCTACCGGGTCCGGGACGCGCAACAGCAAGCCTGGTTGCTCAAGACCCTCCCGCCCAGCCGCCATGATGAACCGGAGGCCGGCCAGGGCCTGCTGCTGGAAGAGTGGTTCCTGCGCCGGGTCGCCGGGCGCTGCTTTCCCGAAGTGCACCCTGCGACGCAGCGCCAGCACCTGTATTACCTGATGCGCGAATACCCGGGACAGACACTCGCCGAACTGTTCCAGCAGGAGGGCCCCTTGCCGCTGGCGCAGTGGCAGGAACTGGCAAGACGCACCCTGCAGGCGGTGGGCATGCTGCACCGGCGCAACATCCTGCACCGCGATATCAAGCCGGAAAATCTGCACCTGGGTGCCGATGGTGAGTTGCGTCTGCTGGATTTCGGCCTGGCCTATTGTCCGGGCCTGAGCGAAAAGCCCAGTCATGAACTCCCCGGAACACCCGGCTACATCGCTCCGGAAGCGTTCGAGGGACAACCGCCGCAGGTTCGCCAGGACCTCTACAGCGTCGGTGTCAGCCTGTTCTACCTGCTGACCGGACACTATCCGCACGGCGAAATCGAGGCGTTCCAACGCCCGCGTTTTGGTCCACCGGTCAATGCCGGACGTTATCGCCCGGATCTTCCCGACTGGCTGGCCCACAGTCTGGAGCAGGCCATCGCAGTCGATCCCGGACAACGCTACGAGACCGCCGAACAATGGTTGCTGGTGCTGGAAAAGGCCGAACGCAACGTACTGAGCGTTCGCCCCCGGCCCTTGCTGGAACGCGAACCACTGAAAGTCTGGCGCACGGTGGCGCTGCTGTCGCTGCTGGTCAACCTTGGCCTGTTACTCTGGGCACTGAAAGGCTGA
- a CDS encoding mechanosensitive ion channel family protein gives MELDLWTRSLVTAMTALWTKVANFIPNLFGALVVVLLGFVVAKLLDTLLSKLLAKLGLDRLMAGTGLTKLLSRAGMQVPISTLIGKIVYWFILLVFLVSAAQSLGLERVSATLDMLALYLPKVFGAALVLLVGMLLAQLVNGLVRGAAEGVGLDYASGLGRVAQGLVVIISISVAISQLEVKTDLLNHVIVIVLITVGLAVALAMGLGSKEIAGQILAGIYVRELYQVGQQVRVGEVEGQIEEIGTVKTTLLTDEGELVSLSNRILLEQHVSSR, from the coding sequence ATGGAACTTGATCTCTGGACTCGGAGTCTGGTGACAGCGATGACAGCGTTGTGGACGAAGGTTGCGAACTTCATCCCGAACCTGTTTGGTGCTCTGGTTGTGGTGCTGCTGGGCTTCGTCGTGGCGAAGCTGCTCGATACCCTGTTGTCCAAATTGCTCGCCAAGCTGGGGCTGGACCGCCTGATGGCCGGTACCGGACTGACCAAGCTGCTCAGCCGGGCCGGCATGCAGGTGCCGATCTCGACGCTGATCGGCAAGATCGTCTACTGGTTCATCCTCCTGGTATTCCTGGTTTCGGCTGCGCAATCGCTGGGGCTGGAGCGTGTCTCCGCGACGCTCGACATGTTGGCGCTGTATCTGCCCAAGGTGTTCGGCGCGGCGCTGGTGCTGCTGGTCGGCATGCTGCTGGCGCAACTGGTCAATGGCCTGGTGCGTGGCGCCGCCGAGGGCGTGGGCCTGGATTATGCCAGCGGCCTGGGACGGGTAGCCCAGGGGTTGGTGGTGATCATCAGTATTTCGGTGGCGATCAGTCAGTTGGAGGTCAAGACCGACCTGCTGAACCATGTGATCGTGATCGTTCTGATTACCGTTGGTCTGGCCGTTGCATTGGCCATGGGCCTTGGAAGCAAGGAAATTGCCGGACAGATTCTGGCGGGAATTTATGTGCGTGAGTTGTACCAGGTTGGGCAACAAGTGCGAGTTGGCGAGGTCGAAGGTCAGATCGAAGAGATCGGCACGGTTAAAACCACACTGCTGACCGACGAGGGTGAGCTAGTCTCTCTCTCCAATCGGATCCTGCTGGAACAGCATGTGAGTAGCCGCTAA
- the sigX gene encoding RNA polymerase sigma factor SigX — protein MNKTQSLSMRYDPRELTDEELVARSHAELFHVTRAYEELMRRYQRTLFSVCSRYLGNDRDADDVCQEVMLKVLYGLKNFEGKSKFKTWLYSITYNECITQYRKERRKRRLMDALSLDPLEEASEEKTPAPEEKGGLDRWLVHVNPIDREILVLRFVAELEFQEIADIMHMGLSATKMRYKRALDKLREKFAGIAET, from the coding sequence TTGAATAAAACCCAATCGCTATCCATGCGCTATGACCCCCGCGAGCTCACCGATGAGGAGCTGGTGGCGCGTTCGCATGCGGAGCTGTTTCACGTGACTCGCGCCTACGAAGAGTTGATGCGTCGCTATCAACGAACTTTGTTCAGCGTTTGTTCAAGGTATTTAGGGAACGATCGTGATGCGGACGATGTCTGTCAGGAAGTGATGTTGAAGGTCTTGTATGGCCTCAAGAACTTTGAGGGTAAATCGAAGTTCAAGACCTGGCTGTACAGCATCACCTACAACGAATGCATCACGCAGTACCGCAAAGAACGGCGCAAGCGTCGTCTCATGGATGCCTTGAGTCTCGATCCACTCGAGGAGGCGTCCGAGGAGAAGACACCGGCACCCGAAGAAAAGGGTGGGCTTGACCGCTGGCTGGTGCATGTGAATCCGATCGATCGGGAGATTCTGGTGCTACGTTTTGTCGCAGAGCTGGAATTCCAGGAGATCGCCGACATCATGCACATGGGCCTGAGTGCTACGAAAATGCGCTACAAAAGAGCGCTTGATAAATTGCGTGAGAAATTTGCGGGCATTGCTGAAACTTAG